Proteins from a genomic interval of Microbacterium imperiale:
- a CDS encoding multifunctional oxoglutarate decarboxylase/oxoglutarate dehydrogenase thiamine pyrophosphate-binding subunit/dihydrolipoyllysine-residue succinyltransferase subunit, producing the protein MSSQATGIGTSNDGEFGANEWLVAELYEQFREDKNSVDKEWWPTLEAYAAHIGESTDAAAAKPAQPAAAPAADKPAPAPAPQHPVTAPIPTVGAQPVARTTARPAAAQPVPAQAPTAPAAEVEQREDVVTPLRGMPKTLAANMDDSLTVPTATSVRTIPAKLMIDNRIVINNHMSRTRGGKISFTHLIGWALIQALKAFPSQNVSYAEVDGKPSVIAHAHVGLGIAIDLPKPDGTRALMVPSIKRAESLTFGEYLAAYEDLVSRARKNKLTAADFQGTTISLTNPGGIGTVHSVPRLMKGQGSIIGAGALDYPAEFQGSSEKTLVNLGIGKTITLTSTYDHRVIQGAGSGEFLKTVHELLIGKNGFYDDIFAALRIPYAPIQWSTDINVDLAERVDKTARVQELINSYRVRGHLMADIDPLEYRQRTHPDLEIEQHGLTFWDLDREFVTGGFGSKRVMKLREILGVLRDSYCRTIGIEYMHIQDPEQRKWFQDNVEVKYQKPGHDEQLRILGKLNQAEAFETFLQTKYVGQKRFSLEGGESLIPLLDEVLQGAARTGLEGAAIGMAHRGRLNVLTNIAGKTYGQVFREFEGSVAIGSKSGSGDVKYHLGTEGTFVGDEGDELPVYLAANPSHLETVDGVLEGIVRAKQDRGPIGSFSWLPILVHGDAAFAGQGVVVETLQMSQLRGYRTGGTVHVVVNNQVGFTTLPLDARSSVYATDVAKTIQAPIFHVNGDDPEAVVHVAQLAFRYRQEFKRDVVIDLVCYRRRGHNEGDDPSMTQPLMTNLIEAKRSVRRLYTESLVGRGDITEEEYEQAKRDFQDRLEVAFAETHAAETGASGPVGLSGPIDQAVGAPETTGVGEDVIHQIGDAFVNAPDQFTVHGKLKQLLDKRHDMSRNGNIDWAMGELFAFGSLLMEGTNVRLAGQDARRGTFVQRHAVLHDRANGQEWLPLANLSENQGRFYVYDSLLSEYAAMAFEYGYSVERADSLVLWEAQFGDFANGAQSVIDEFISSAEQKWAQQSGVVLLLPHGYEGQGPDHSSARIERYLQMCAQDNMTVARPSTPASYFHLLRRQAYARPRRPLVVFTPKAMLRLRGATSPVADFQTGRFEPVLDDRTVADKAAVKRVLLHSGKIHWDLKAELDKKPNPEIALVRLEQFYPAPVEELNRVIESYPNAELVWVQDEPENQGAWPFIALEVAAQLRGRGVRGVTRSAAASTATGSPKVHAAEQAKLMEQALTL; encoded by the coding sequence GTGTCCAGCCAGGCGACCGGAATCGGAACCTCGAACGACGGAGAGTTCGGAGCGAACGAATGGCTCGTCGCTGAACTGTACGAACAGTTCCGCGAAGACAAGAACTCGGTGGACAAGGAGTGGTGGCCCACCCTCGAGGCCTACGCCGCCCACATCGGCGAGAGCACGGATGCCGCCGCCGCGAAGCCCGCGCAGCCGGCCGCCGCACCCGCCGCCGACAAGCCCGCGCCGGCTCCGGCGCCCCAGCATCCCGTGACGGCCCCGATCCCCACGGTCGGCGCGCAGCCGGTGGCCCGCACGACCGCACGCCCCGCCGCGGCTCAGCCCGTTCCCGCTCAGGCGCCCACCGCCCCGGCGGCCGAGGTCGAGCAGCGCGAAGACGTCGTCACGCCGCTGCGCGGCATGCCCAAGACCCTCGCGGCGAACATGGACGACTCGCTGACGGTTCCCACCGCGACCAGCGTGCGCACGATCCCCGCGAAGCTGATGATCGACAACCGGATCGTCATCAACAACCACATGTCGCGCACCCGCGGCGGCAAGATCAGCTTCACCCACCTCATCGGCTGGGCGCTCATCCAGGCGCTCAAGGCCTTCCCGAGCCAGAACGTCTCGTACGCCGAGGTCGACGGCAAGCCGTCGGTCATCGCGCACGCCCACGTCGGCCTCGGCATCGCGATCGACCTCCCCAAGCCCGACGGCACCCGCGCGCTCATGGTCCCGAGCATCAAGCGCGCCGAGTCGCTCACCTTCGGCGAGTACCTCGCCGCCTACGAAGACCTCGTGTCGCGAGCGCGGAAGAACAAGCTCACCGCCGCCGACTTCCAGGGCACCACGATCTCGCTGACCAACCCCGGCGGCATCGGCACGGTCCACTCGGTCCCCCGTCTCATGAAGGGGCAGGGGTCGATCATCGGCGCCGGCGCGCTCGACTACCCGGCGGAGTTCCAGGGCTCGAGCGAGAAGACGCTCGTCAACCTCGGCATCGGCAAGACCATCACGCTGACGAGCACGTACGACCACCGCGTCATCCAGGGTGCGGGTTCGGGCGAGTTCCTCAAGACCGTCCACGAGCTGCTGATCGGCAAGAACGGCTTCTACGACGACATCTTCGCCGCGCTGCGCATCCCGTACGCGCCCATCCAGTGGTCGACCGACATCAACGTCGACCTCGCCGAGCGCGTCGACAAGACCGCCCGCGTGCAGGAGCTCATCAACTCGTACCGCGTGCGCGGCCACCTCATGGCCGACATCGACCCGCTCGAGTACCGCCAGCGCACGCACCCCGACCTCGAGATCGAGCAGCACGGCCTGACGTTCTGGGACCTCGACCGCGAGTTCGTCACGGGCGGCTTCGGCAGCAAGCGCGTCATGAAGCTGCGCGAGATCCTCGGCGTCCTGCGCGACTCGTACTGCCGCACGATCGGCATCGAGTACATGCACATCCAGGACCCCGAGCAGCGCAAGTGGTTCCAGGACAACGTCGAGGTCAAGTACCAGAAGCCCGGGCACGACGAGCAGCTGCGCATCCTCGGCAAGCTCAACCAGGCCGAGGCGTTCGAGACCTTCCTGCAGACCAAGTACGTCGGACAGAAGCGCTTCAGCCTCGAAGGCGGCGAGTCGCTCATCCCGCTGCTCGACGAGGTCCTCCAGGGCGCGGCGCGCACCGGTCTCGAGGGCGCTGCGATCGGCATGGCCCACCGCGGCCGCCTGAACGTGCTGACCAACATCGCCGGCAAGACCTACGGCCAGGTCTTCCGCGAGTTCGAGGGCTCGGTCGCGATCGGCTCGAAGAGCGGCTCGGGGGATGTGAAGTACCACCTCGGCACCGAGGGGACCTTCGTCGGCGACGAGGGCGACGAGCTGCCGGTCTACCTCGCGGCGAACCCGTCGCACCTCGAGACCGTCGACGGCGTGCTCGAGGGCATCGTTCGGGCCAAGCAGGACCGCGGGCCGATCGGGTCGTTCTCCTGGCTGCCGATCCTCGTCCATGGCGATGCCGCGTTCGCGGGGCAGGGCGTCGTCGTCGAGACGCTGCAGATGTCGCAGCTGCGCGGCTACCGCACCGGTGGCACCGTGCACGTCGTGGTCAACAACCAGGTCGGCTTCACGACGCTCCCGCTCGACGCCCGCTCCTCCGTCTACGCCACCGACGTCGCGAAGACCATCCAGGCGCCGATCTTCCACGTCAACGGCGACGACCCCGAGGCCGTCGTCCATGTCGCGCAGCTGGCGTTCCGCTACCGCCAGGAGTTCAAGCGCGACGTCGTCATCGACCTCGTCTGCTACCGCCGCCGCGGCCACAACGAGGGCGATGACCCCTCGATGACGCAGCCGCTCATGACCAACCTCATCGAGGCGAAGCGTTCGGTGCGCCGCCTGTACACCGAGTCGCTCGTCGGCCGCGGTGACATCACCGAGGAAGAGTACGAGCAGGCCAAGCGCGACTTCCAGGACCGCCTCGAGGTGGCGTTCGCCGAGACCCACGCCGCCGAGACCGGCGCGTCGGGCCCGGTCGGCCTCTCCGGCCCGATCGACCAGGCCGTCGGTGCGCCCGAGACGACCGGCGTGGGCGAAGACGTGATTCACCAGATCGGCGACGCCTTCGTCAACGCACCCGACCAGTTCACGGTGCACGGCAAGCTCAAGCAGCTGCTCGACAAGCGCCACGACATGAGCCGCAACGGCAACATCGACTGGGCGATGGGTGAGCTGTTCGCGTTCGGGTCGCTGCTGATGGAGGGCACCAACGTCCGCCTGGCGGGCCAGGATGCCCGACGCGGCACGTTCGTGCAGCGTCACGCCGTACTTCACGACCGCGCGAACGGCCAGGAGTGGCTGCCGCTCGCGAACCTGTCGGAGAACCAGGGCCGTTTCTACGTGTACGACTCGCTGCTCAGCGAGTACGCGGCGATGGCATTCGAGTACGGCTACTCCGTCGAACGCGCCGACTCCCTCGTACTGTGGGAGGCGCAGTTCGGCGACTTCGCCAACGGCGCGCAGTCCGTGATCGACGAGTTCATCTCGTCGGCCGAGCAGAAGTGGGCCCAGCAGTCGGGCGTCGTGCTCCTGCTCCCCCACGGCTACGAGGGTCAGGGCCCCGACCACTCCTCGGCTCGCATCGAGCGCTACCTGCAGATGTGCGCGCAGGACAACATGACCGTGGCGCGCCCCTCGACGCCCGCGTCGTACTTCCATCTGCTGCGGCGTCAGGCGTACGCGCGTCCGCGCCGTCCGCTCGTGGTGTTCACGCCCAAGGCGATGCTGCGTCTGCGCGGCGCGACCAGCCCGGTGGCGGACTTCCAGACCGGCCGTTTCGAGCCCGTCCTCGACGACCGCACGGTCGCCGACAAGGCAGCCGTCAAGCGCGTGCTGCTGCACTCGGGCAAGATCCACTGGGACCTCAAGGCCGAGCTCGACAAGAAGCCGAACCCCGAGATCGCCCTCGTGCGGCTCGAGCAGTTCTACCCGGCGCCGGTCGAGGAGCTCAACCGTGTGATCGAGAGCTACCCGAACGCCGAGCTCGTGTGGGTGCAGGACGAGCCCGAGAACCAGGGCGCGTGGCCGTTCATCGCCCTCGAGGTCGCCGCGCAGCTGCGGGGCCGCGGCGTTCGCGGCGTCACCCGGTCGGCTGCCGCGTCGACGGCCACCGGTTCACCGAAGGTCCACGCCGCAGAGCAGGCCAAGCTCATGGAGCAGGCGCTGACTCTCTGA
- a CDS encoding zf-HC2 domain-containing protein codes for MSDCGCDKARRDLEEYLRNEVCKTEHSDIREHLESCPACRDEALVSRTLTEVVARACRETAPEELRDQVLARLREAQSAAHA; via the coding sequence ATGAGCGACTGCGGCTGCGACAAAGCACGACGCGACCTGGAAGAGTATCTGCGCAACGAGGTCTGCAAGACCGAGCACTCCGACATCCGTGAGCACCTGGAATCGTGCCCGGCCTGTCGTGACGAGGCTCTCGTATCGCGCACGCTGACCGAGGTCGTCGCCCGGGCGTGCCGTGAGACGGCGCCCGAAGAGCTGCGCGACCAGGTGCTCGCGCGACTGCGTGAGGCGCAGAGCGCCGCGCACGCCTGA
- a CDS encoding sigma-70 family RNA polymerase sigma factor, protein MIATIEPVIDLWDADVDWPLMEEQAVTDPSVQFEEQALPFMDQLYAAAMRMTRNPADAADLVQETFVKAFASWSSFTQRTNLKAWLYRILTNTYINTYRKKQREPYQGTIDDLEDWQLGGAESTTASSSRSAEAEAIDHMPASAVKDALQSIPEDFRLAVYLADVEGFAYQEIADIMKTPIGTVMSRLHRGRRLLRDLLADYAKERGIEMPATRSKK, encoded by the coding sequence ATGATCGCCACGATCGAGCCCGTGATAGACCTGTGGGACGCCGACGTAGACTGGCCGCTGATGGAAGAGCAAGCGGTCACGGATCCGAGTGTCCAGTTCGAGGAGCAGGCGCTCCCGTTCATGGACCAGCTGTACGCGGCCGCCATGCGGATGACGCGCAACCCGGCCGATGCCGCCGACCTGGTCCAAGAGACCTTCGTCAAGGCGTTCGCCTCGTGGTCGTCCTTCACGCAGCGCACGAACCTCAAGGCCTGGCTGTACCGCATCCTCACCAATACGTACATCAACACGTATCGGAAGAAGCAGCGCGAGCCCTACCAGGGCACCATCGACGACCTCGAGGACTGGCAGCTGGGCGGGGCCGAGTCGACCACCGCCTCGAGCAGCCGGTCGGCCGAGGCCGAAGCGATCGACCACATGCCGGCATCCGCCGTGAAGGATGCGCTGCAGTCGATCCCCGAGGATTTCCGGCTGGCGGTGTACCTCGCCGACGTCGAGGGCTTCGCCTACCAGGAGATCGCCGACATCATGAAGACCCCGATCGGCACGGTCATGAGCCGTCTGCACCGCGGCAGGCGGCTGCTGCGTGACCTGCTGGCCGACTATGCGAAGGAGCGCGGCATCGAGATGCCCGCCACGAGGAGCAAGAAATGA
- the aroA gene encoding 3-phosphoshikimate 1-carboxyvinyltransferase, translating into MNPAAYSPGSVADGDTWRAPVADGPVRAEVSVPGSKSLTNRELVLSALAESPSRLVAPLHSDDSARMIDALRALGAQIEAVPGDGPFGPDLVVTPLSGDAADAVVDCGQAGTVMRFVTPLAGLVRGEVTVTAHESALHRPMGEMIRSLRELGVDIDDGGRWMLPFLVHGHGHVRGGEVTIDASASSQFVSGLLLAAPRFDVGLRLVHEGRRLPSVPHIDMTVEALAHRGVHVERPSEREWLVPAGPLRGKELTIEPDLSNAAPFLAAAVLTGGRVSIPHWPIHSTQPGALLADILTEIGARVTRRSGVLSVTGTGEIRGVDLDLTAASELTPSLFALAAFADAPSTLHGIGHIRGHETDRIAALVGNLRALGGQAEELEDGIRITPVPLRGGLWRAHHDHRMATAGAIIGLRVPGVEVDDIGTTAKTMPEFPRLWDEMLGADARDAG; encoded by the coding sequence ATGAACCCCGCCGCGTATTCCCCCGGTTCCGTCGCCGACGGCGATACGTGGCGTGCGCCGGTGGCCGACGGTCCCGTGCGCGCCGAGGTCTCGGTGCCCGGATCCAAGTCTCTGACCAACCGTGAGCTCGTCCTGTCCGCGCTCGCGGAGTCCCCGTCGCGGCTCGTCGCTCCCCTGCACTCGGACGACTCGGCACGGATGATCGACGCGCTCCGCGCTCTGGGGGCGCAGATCGAGGCCGTCCCGGGCGACGGCCCGTTCGGCCCCGACCTCGTGGTCACCCCGCTCTCAGGCGACGCCGCCGACGCCGTCGTCGACTGCGGCCAGGCCGGCACCGTCATGCGTTTCGTCACTCCGCTCGCGGGCCTGGTCCGCGGTGAGGTCACCGTGACGGCCCACGAAAGCGCTCTGCACCGCCCGATGGGCGAGATGATCCGCAGCCTGCGCGAGCTCGGCGTCGACATCGACGACGGCGGACGATGGATGCTGCCCTTCCTCGTCCACGGCCACGGACATGTGCGCGGTGGCGAGGTCACGATCGACGCGAGCGCCTCGAGCCAGTTCGTCTCCGGGCTCCTCCTCGCCGCTCCGCGATTCGACGTGGGCCTGCGGCTGGTGCACGAGGGACGGCGCCTGCCGAGCGTGCCGCACATCGATATGACGGTCGAGGCCCTCGCGCACCGGGGCGTGCACGTCGAGCGCCCGAGCGAGCGCGAATGGCTCGTGCCGGCCGGTCCGCTGCGCGGCAAAGAGCTGACGATCGAGCCCGATCTGTCCAACGCCGCTCCGTTCCTCGCGGCCGCTGTGCTCACCGGCGGGCGCGTCTCGATCCCCCACTGGCCCATCCACTCCACGCAACCCGGTGCCCTGCTCGCCGACATCCTCACCGAGATCGGCGCCCGTGTGACGCGGCGCAGCGGCGTACTGTCCGTCACCGGCACCGGAGAGATCCGCGGTGTCGACCTCGACCTCACCGCCGCGAGCGAGCTGACCCCGTCGCTGTTCGCGCTGGCGGCCTTCGCCGACGCTCCGAGCACCCTGCACGGCATCGGCCACATCCGCGGCCACGAGACGGACCGCATCGCGGCGCTCGTCGGCAACCTCCGCGCGCTCGGCGGCCAGGCCGAAGAGCTCGAGGACGGCATCCGCATCACCCCGGTGCCCCTGCGCGGCGGCCTCTGGCGGGCGCACCACGACCACCGGATGGCCACCGCCGGCGCGATCATCGGTCTGCGCGTCCCGGGTGTCGAGGTCGACGACATCGGCACGACCGCGAAGACGATGCCCGAGTTCCCCCGCCTGTGGGACGAGATGCTCGGCGCCGACGCGCGGGACGCCGGGTGA
- the rsgA gene encoding ribosome small subunit-dependent GTPase A: protein MSWLDGADDELDEQYDEADFRTRPNPKANRPRTKRRPAHADAHIARVLGVDRGRYTVLIDEDGPDERTTLAVRARELRRQPIVTGDRARVVGDVSGGEGTLGRIVGIEPRTTLLRRSADDTDQVERIVVANADQMVIVVAAADPEPRPRLVDRYLIAALDAGIHPLLVVTKTDLADPAEFLAHFEGVDDLDVLMSGRGRMPVDDLGAKLVGHASVFVGHSGVGKSTLVNALVPTAARATGHVNEVTGRGRHTSSSTVSLRYLGAEGRGWVIDTPGVRSFGLGHVKPENILAAFTDLAAVAEECPRGCTHLPDAPDCAIVEAVADGRLGDRGAARLDSLQRLLSTFA from the coding sequence GTGAGCTGGCTCGACGGAGCCGACGACGAGCTCGACGAGCAGTACGACGAGGCCGACTTCCGGACCCGTCCCAATCCCAAGGCCAACCGCCCCCGGACGAAGCGCCGCCCCGCGCACGCCGACGCGCACATCGCGCGCGTGCTCGGCGTCGACCGCGGGCGCTACACCGTCCTGATCGACGAGGACGGTCCCGACGAGCGCACCACGCTCGCCGTTCGCGCCCGCGAGCTGCGCCGGCAGCCCATCGTCACCGGCGACCGCGCACGCGTCGTGGGCGACGTATCGGGCGGCGAGGGGACCCTCGGCCGCATCGTCGGGATCGAGCCGCGCACGACGCTGCTGCGTCGCAGTGCCGACGACACCGACCAGGTCGAGCGCATCGTCGTCGCCAACGCCGACCAGATGGTCATCGTCGTGGCGGCGGCCGACCCCGAGCCCCGGCCCCGGCTGGTCGACCGCTATCTCATCGCCGCGCTCGACGCCGGCATCCATCCGCTGCTCGTGGTGACCAAGACCGATCTCGCCGACCCGGCGGAGTTCCTCGCCCACTTCGAGGGCGTGGACGACCTCGACGTGCTGATGAGCGGACGCGGCCGGATGCCCGTCGACGACCTCGGCGCGAAGCTGGTGGGGCACGCGAGCGTGTTCGTCGGCCACTCCGGCGTCGGCAAGTCCACGCTCGTGAACGCCCTCGTACCCACCGCGGCGCGGGCCACCGGTCACGTCAACGAGGTCACGGGGCGCGGTCGCCACACGTCGAGCTCGACGGTGTCGCTGCGCTACCTGGGCGCGGAGGGACGCGGGTGGGTCATCGACACCCCGGGTGTGCGCTCCTTCGGCCTCGGACACGTGAAGCCGGAGAACATCCTCGCGGCCTTCACCGACCTCGCTGCCGTCGCCGAGGAATGCCCGCGCGGGTGCACCCACCTGCCCGATGCGCCCGATTGCGCCATCGTCGAGGCGGTGGCCGACGGCCGCTTGGGCGACCGCGGGGCGGCGCGCCTCGATTCCCTCCAGCGCCTGCTCAGCACCTTCGCGTGA
- the bcp gene encoding thioredoxin-dependent thiol peroxidase encodes MTRLEPGALAPDFTLDDQDGAAVSLTQLRGRRVVLFFYPAAMTPGCTREACDFRDSVESLRAAGIDVLGVSRDDAAKLQRFREQEGLTYPLLSDPDHAVHDAYGAWGEKMNYGKTVEGVIRSTFVIDADGRIEHALYNVKATGHVARVRALLGLD; translated from the coding sequence ATGACCCGTCTCGAGCCCGGCGCCCTCGCTCCCGATTTCACCCTCGACGACCAGGACGGCGCCGCGGTGTCGCTCACACAGCTGCGTGGTCGGCGGGTCGTGTTGTTCTTCTACCCCGCTGCCATGACCCCCGGTTGCACCCGCGAGGCCTGCGACTTCCGCGACAGCGTCGAGAGCCTGCGCGCCGCCGGCATCGACGTGCTGGGGGTCTCACGGGACGACGCGGCGAAGCTGCAGCGCTTCCGCGAGCAGGAGGGGCTCACCTACCCGCTGCTCAGCGACCCCGATCACGCGGTCCACGACGCGTACGGCGCCTGGGGCGAGAAGATGAACTACGGCAAGACGGTCGAGGGCGTCATCCGCTCGACCTTCGTCATCGACGCGGACGGTCGCATCGAGCACGCCCTGTACAACGTCAAGGCCACGGGGCATGTCGCCCGCGTGCGCGCCCTTCTCGGCCTCGACTGA
- a CDS encoding histidine kinase, whose translation MASSTVERFAGAVLAAEALALVVVLGWQVVALLSGDTIDVPSSLALIVLTAVAVAALAAFAISVWRRVSWGRSGGIVAQLLILAVALGAATGQYGDPGTAVLIAVPGLAGFILLLAATRRAAAERDDR comes from the coding sequence ATGGCGTCCTCCACCGTCGAACGATTCGCCGGCGCCGTGCTCGCCGCCGAAGCCCTCGCGCTCGTCGTCGTGCTCGGCTGGCAGGTCGTCGCCCTGCTCAGTGGCGACACGATCGATGTGCCGAGCTCGCTGGCCCTCATCGTGCTGACCGCGGTGGCCGTGGCCGCGCTCGCGGCGTTCGCAATCTCGGTGTGGCGCCGGGTGTCGTGGGGGCGATCGGGCGGCATCGTGGCTCAGCTGCTCATCCTCGCCGTCGCGCTCGGGGCGGCGACGGGCCAGTACGGCGACCCGGGCACCGCGGTGTTGATCGCGGTGCCGGGACTGGCGGGCTTCATCCTGCTGCTGGCCGCGACGCGTCGCGCCGCGGCCGAGCGCGACGACCGCTGA
- a CDS encoding WhiB family transcriptional regulator, whose product MDWRDKSACLTVDPELFFPVGNTGPAVDQIEKAKAVCARCTVTEICLQYALETGQDSGVWGGLSEDERRALKRRAARARRAS is encoded by the coding sequence ATGGATTGGCGCGACAAGTCTGCCTGCCTGACCGTCGACCCCGAACTCTTCTTCCCCGTCGGGAACACCGGCCCCGCCGTCGACCAGATCGAGAAGGCGAAGGCCGTCTGCGCCCGCTGCACCGTCACCGAGATCTGCCTGCAGTACGCCCTCGAGACCGGCCAGGACTCGGGCGTCTGGGGCGGACTGTCCGAAGACGAGCGCCGCGCGCTGAAGCGCCGCGCCGCCCGCGCTCGCCGCGCCTCGTGA